A region of the Phaseolus vulgaris cultivar G19833 chromosome 11, P. vulgaris v2.0, whole genome shotgun sequence genome:
ATTTTAACAATGATATAACATAATATACcaaaaaaatagattaaaacaTCGTTACACGATTcttatatataacaaaaatcaCCTTAActttaatttagaaaccaaatttagaaattagaTAATTGGTAGGTAAAACCTtgttgttaattaaatattaatttaaaaactattcaacaataataaaaattaatttaaaaattaattttttatttaatttttaaaatatttctaatttagttattattacaactaattattttggtctctacaaattgatttctatttcatgattttttaaaaattagtttttatttcatgattttcttgcagtgacgttattatatatttactcttgtttaaaaatattttaaaaaaatacgctcgagaaaaacaattaaaatacatttattaaggattgtaagattaaaaaaataatctgaatttggaagataaaaataaacttaactTGAATATGATAgtctaaaaaataattgaatcgggtaaaaaaacttaattattattccttaagaattaattattatattttatttattatcacaTTAATTATGGCGAATTGTGAGTCTAGAGTGGGGTAGAtctagaaaaataaagaagtagGAACAAGCAAAgtaagagaaaaatatattaagtgaTTGAACGAGAAAGATAAAAggaaatataaaagaataatatacaatgtatatatttataattacccaacaatttaattgttttctctttcCGAGAGTGTCAACATCAAATAGTATGaatcatttttttctctctaataaATGTCTTGTTTAAACCCATTCACACGAAAATTActttaataaatcaaaaatTTACTTTATTGTATATAGTGAAAAAATCTAGAAAAAATAACAATCCTAGAAGCACTTTTATGTAAGAAAAGAAGCACTTTTATGTAAGAAAATTAGTGAGTAAAATATTGTTATTACATGTACATTTGATTTCATATTAGATAAAGTTAAACGCGAATTCATATTCACACTCTAAACTTAAAACGTAAAACCAAACACTATACCAATCAACTTATTGGTTTAgtatctattttttaattgtattatCTATTTTACAATCTCAATTAACGTGCAAGTAGTACCtgcttaaatttataaatatagactaaaataataatattaaattattcagAAAAGAGAAACATGAACTAATCTCAAGAAAATATTgaacattaaaattaattaaaaaaaaacacaattaaaacaGAGGAGACAGACTTAACCATGATTAGACTATTTCACCAATGATCCAAGGAAAATTACTGTTACTTGTGATGAATTCAACTTTGTCCACTTTCACAACCATTCAACAAAATTGTCTTCCATTTTGAGTTTAGTCAAACAAAAACCTAATTTCAACATATAATCAATGAGGATGGGATTATTCCATTTTAATAAGTAAATATAGGaatattaacaaaattgttTGAAGATATAAGTGAATAAATTACACAAAAACAGTGaatagaaaaaggaaaaagattgGGAGAATAAGATTTTGAAGTAggtcattaatattattttaatatatgaaaGAAGGGTGACAAATACAGTAGTGGCCCATGCCCCATACTCCAAAGGACCCATTCACAGAACCAGCACCTAACAATTCCACCAGTTTTATCATACACATTCATTATTCCTTATCACCATATGCAGGTGATTACAATTTCTCAACAGACACGAACCCACAAGAACAAATCGCGAAATCAACACACCCCTTTTGCTTTTCTCTCTCAGTACTGCAATATATCTGCAGAAGCCATGATGGGGTGGTTCAGATACCCCATGTTCATGGGGTTGAAGAAGGAGTTATTGGTGGTTGGTTCGATGAAGGTGGTGTTGCCGAAACCTGCATTCAGAACCTCGACGATCTCGTTCAGAGACTCCAGCCTGTGGCTCAGCTCTCCCACCTGAGCCCTCAGCACTGAGTTTTCAGCCTCCACGCTCAAGAACTGCTGCGTAGTGATGTTGACACTGGTGAGTATCTGCTGATTCTCCTTTCTCAGCTGCGCCACTTGGGTAACCAGATCGTCCAAGTGCTTCTGCTTCCTCATGCGAGATCGCCGCGCAGATTCTCGATTCGATATCATTCTCTTCCTCTTTCTCTGATCCATCACCGCTCGCAAATCCTCCTCGGAGCCAGAGTTCTGAAGCAGAGAGGATGACCCTGAACATGTTCCACTTGAGGAAGCCATGTTGTGCCACACAAGACAAGAACACAATACAACACCCTTCTCAATTAACACACTTCGCAGGACCCAGACACGTACTATTACTAACTCAGAAAATTATTGCAGACTTagatatatatctatatatattatgatgaCGATGAAAACAGAAAAATAGCAGTAGATATTATAGATTTATGATATATATAAGTGATATAGTGAGAAAGGGCTAGAAATCATGAAACGTAGTACAACCAGTAGAGGAAGGCAACTGAGAAGGATTGAACTAAATGGGTCCTGCGCCTAACAGTGGAATTGATCATACACCCGGAAAAGAAGAGTTCACTGAGAATCGAATACATGAATCTCAAACATCAACAACAAGATGTTGGACATTTAATATCTAGATGTTGGACAGGGAGAAGGACAAAATTGAGGCAAAATCTCCACCCCAGTTGAGAAAAGTTTCAGACTTTGGTGGTGGAAAATGGAATGGGAGGAGATTGGTTATGTGGGGTTGGGGAGGTTGAAGATGAAGAGTTGGTAGAAATATCTATTATTATGCAGAGAGTGTAATGGGGAAAGAGGGAGAGGGAGGAAGAGGAGTGTATGTGAATGAAGGGGGGAATTTATAGAACTGAAAAAGCAATAAAGTTggtgaaaataattattaattatgaaatCCTAGACAAGAAAGAAAGAGGCAAAGTAGGGTCTAATTTACTTTGGGATCACTTCATGGGAAAACAAGTTGAAAAAGGCTAAATTGATTATAAAAAGTGTGAGAGTGATGATTTTGAAAGGTTGATTAAGGGGATTGGTGGATGGTGAGAAGTAAAATTGTAAGAGGGGAAGAGAGAAGAAGACACCACAAGTGTCCAGAGATACAGCTGGGAACCAACAATCACAGAAAATGATGATCACAGTTTAAGATACATCCAAAAGTGGCATCACACTCTCACTCCAACACATCACAACTGTTTCAGGAACTTGTATATGTGTACGTATCCACTAGTACTACCATACAACATCAATTTTAGCTTTCAAATATACAAATATAGAATCATAAATTAACACTTTCATTACTGTCCACCCtattatattaactttttataaTATGAATCAACTATATGTCATATTagttatggttttaaaataatttttaaagcCTGATAAGTTTAccctattttataattttaaattaatgacATTATTATGAATTTAAGTTTGAGATTGCGTATAAATAAGAAATTTAATAAGGTCgtaatcttttatatatatgagttttttataatttatttggaTGTGTAAAGATAAAATGGTGGTATCAGAGTTTACGGTTTGTTTTGGTgaccaataaaaaatttatgtgtatCAAAAGTTTAGGAATTTCTTACATTTTAGAAATGAGAAAGTTTGTTAAAAATCTTTTAGTTAAAAATGAGAAATTTGAGTAAGATAGAAgggaaaaaaaatgttcatgaTTATTTTTGTCAAATTTCTATATCTCTCATTCTCACTATGATcacttaaattaaatatatgtaaatacataaatttaaatttttcattaaaaataatttcttttgtacTGGTAAACaagtatataaatttatagtattaTTAGTTCTTCATCAAATATAATCATCATAatcaaaataatcaaaataagatGATATAACAAAGAAGATAAAATAATAGAAGATAATTTTTATAACACTTAATTATTATGTATCACATTATATAAAGTTACatgattatattattattttgagagAAGTGTGTTGGTCTTGATTAGACAATCCGTAAACtgatacatatttatttatttattttattaataaaaaaaatcaaacaaattttcaaCTTCTTATAATCCAACGAATTTAAATAGATTGCATTACAACTAAACTAGAGATTTAACAACTTAAAATAACAAGCAAAACTCAATaaaccttattttttttaattcttatatcCTTATTTATGTGACTGGAGGTCTAAAACTCAAaccaaatcatttaaaaattaaatgtataaaCTCAAACCAAATCCACaataattttacttaaaaaGAAGCATATTTTGATCCATCTTGTTTAGATTTAAATTTTCTATTTGTACTCAAACTAATTCAAAATTACAAACAACAAACCAATTTATTATGTAGAGGAAAAAGCTACTAATATTCTAATATATTCATGTGAAACCTAATTAAAAACATAGACACATCTTTGCAAATCTAAATTAACATGCATTTATCTTTCCAATCACTCATATAATAACAAAACATCATTCATGTAgacaaaatgaaataaaaggacttgatatatgaaagaaaaattagaagttttgaaatttagaaagaaaaaaaaagagtatatatatatatatatatatatatatatatatatatatatatattataacccAATAACTTAAAATGGTTAAAACGTTCATTTTTAGCAATTTATTAAATTTGGTGAAGATAAGATTGATGTAGGAACATGTGAGGATGTGCAACAGAAATTGTTTTAGTAGATTGGTTGGGCTAAAGTAACTTGTTTTATCTttttgaatgaatgaatgagtgGTCCCTCACAGAGTGAAAACCCTCTTTCACAGGACAATTAAATGATCCCCCACTTTTGTTGGTGTTCATCAGGCCAAAgcaaattttttcaaaaatgctATGTTTAACTttaccaaaaaaaattatataaataactattttatgaGTAAATTcagataacataaaaaaatatttttgatctTAATTTAGACTTTTAGTTATTTGAAAATGGAATTTTTTATGTATTACAGTaactatttattaaaatttgctTTAAAATGTCTTCATAATTGATTTaaactcattttattataaaataattttaataataaaaaaaaaattacgaaaaatattttttgtacaATCAAAATAGCcttcattttttcatttttctttttttcaagtattttccttttatttgtttttcttttatctctaTCAAACATATGAAAGGCAAGTAGACAAAGAGAATTTATGTGAttctttaattttcataaagtatgagtaaattattttattcagtTATTTTTGTCTTGGACATGGCAACAAATGTCCAAtccatttaatattttttttgtatttttgttacTGAAATAAGGCAGAGCCTCTTGTGCATCATTCAGGCTTGATTCAATgaactaagtttttttttttttgcaatcaATTAAAGGTAAAATTATCATATAATTCCTTGATTGTGGAGTTTatatcaaaatcatttttttaacttaaaacttaaaaatcatAATGGATATTATAACTATACTTAGCTCTATTCCATGTCATGCTTTTTAACAGGATAGATAAGTTTCAtgcataaaataatttgaatggaacaaatcatcatttatttattattttattataaactttaaatttgtgTAGTTACTAATATGATCATTCTAAAAAATAGGGAAGCATCATGTTAAGTGTCACCCACTATAAATGATTGGGattctaaaattgaaaaaaaaaatcatataatttttaagaattactttttaaaatattttaaattctaaaatattaatcatttgtaattttttaaaatgcataactattagaaacatttaaaacaataatttcaataaataaaatatccaAAATTAAAGGTATTgtatacttaaataaaattgaatataaatattttattatttaaaaaggttaactatttaaagttaatttcacaaaaattatcatctctctaaaatatttttattctatctTCTCCAAATGTTTGAAACAGTGTATCATTTTCTCCAAATGTTTGAAACAGTGTATCATTTCACATATATGAGTCTGCCTTAAGATATATCTCATGCTATAAAGTATTTATAAATgggttttaattttaattgtaatattttaattataaataaaattattgaaaagaaTACAACAttagaatttatttaaattttttattttatttttaagtacatataaaattttaactaatttctttatctaataatattttttatgagtgTTTGCTAGTTGTGTTGGAAAAGATTTGGATAAAAACCTTATCCaacctattaaaaaaatattgagttaattttttttattttttatcttaaccCAATACATTTCGAGCATGTTATATTTGGTTGAATCAAAATTATGacagatttattttcttaaaaattataatttccaAGTATcaccataattaaaaaataatataatttttttaaaaattaatttgaaaagtTCAAGTACTGTTTAAGTATGAGATTTTCTCAAATAACTCATATTAAATTCATTATTCTAAACTTATTTGAATTAACTCGAAGTTGAATTaaccataaataaaataagtttcaATCTAACTGGATTGAATTAACTCATAAGTAACtcaatcaaataaatatttttaattttttttataacttaacTTTAATTCGTGTAACATTCAATTACACCGTAATATTAACactatctttaaaaataaaactataagattaataacatttaaaacacttaactatttttttcaaatatgtatgaatttttttttgttatatatgaAAATTGGGGTATTATTCAATTAACCACAAAAGATAGTATATTACCTTTGaagatataatattaattatatgttttatatagaaaggaataaaaaaaaaagaaaaaaaacagtgGAAACCAGTATATTTAGGTGTGTGGAAGAATCTATTCAAATCCCACAAGGCAATTGTCACTACCATCAGTTTTACAGAGTACAACATGCAATAATGGTTGAGCAAATTTGTCACATTAGGTACCACAAATCTCACCAAATATTTCAATGAATAGTTCAATTGTAAAATAATCAACATAACATTCCAAAATATGAAAAGTATTCAACTtcaacctaaaccctaaaccaaacCATATTGTTATATAAGTTATTGTTAATCCATATTTCAatactacaacattttttaagataccaaactattatttttataataatttttcaacTCAATCTAATTTCACacaaaaatataagtaaattagTACATCAACATTACAAACATTTCAaatgaatttaataaaaaataataaaataatatagaatatttAAGAAGTATTTTAACTCTATTACAAATGGAAggtctaataaaaaattaacattgtttttttttaaacactATTTCACTAATAATTTCATAAAGAATAGATGCTGACAAAGCTTATttcaaacataaatatattttttagtacaaataacataaactaaaaaaaaatatacaaaatacaaTCATAAGATAAGATGATATTAACATTTTAtaactatttaataaattagaaaagagaatattttctaaaactacTCTATTCATGTTCAAAGTGATTCCAATAAAggatgattaattttaatttttaatcaatattataaaaatattaactataGTTATCTACCTGTCCATAAAAACTTATACttgtaaaaaacaattaaaatttataactaaaaaatGCAGTCTACCATGTACAGTGGCGCACACGCGAGTGCAGAACTGTTGGTTGTGCGCGTGACACTTGCTTCCATAGTTTTGTCTGGTGGGCACGAAATGTCGTTGTCGCCCACACGCAAGAAGGAGCGCTTAGACAACACAGACGGAGGAGTGTGGCGAGTGGTAGGAACGCGCGAGTAGGTAGGGTGCAGAATCTAGACTCAGTAATGTTCTGACacaaataactttttaatttcagaaaaatattattaattaattaatgaaaataaaaaatatattatgcaGTGGATGGGATGTAGCATCGGTTAGCGTGGCCTACCAATTCAATCTCGCTTTTCAGATCTGGGCCCCACCACCTTCTCACCACACCTGctttttaaatattatctttttatttttatttttcaacttctattatttttaactattttaatattcattgaacTTATTCTACTTATAAAATATCTTTAGGAAAAGTTTTTGTTAACACCCAAATAGTAAAATACCCTTTGACAcccaattataataatatttatattaaaaaaatatataattaaaataataatttattagtatGTAGAATTTTACTGTTTGTGATGTCAAACATGACCACCCCATATCTATATACCTACCTGAGTCTATTAAAGTACTTTTAACTTCTTACtagatttattaaaattaaaaaaaaaaacaattaattaaattgtttatttcTACTAAGGggtaaatatttatttagatacattatgttaaataattattcaaaataacCTGATTTGTTATAATATTCTAtttcaaatttgattttttttacttgacaataaatattttttttttataattttgatttttttaataaaattagtttggaaaatacttttaaaaatatttagagaaataattatttgataaaataatatttacttaagcaatatgtaaataaaacaatttgttaaaaaaaattaacatttatacattttaaaataatttattttttgaaaatttggtttgaaaaattcatagaaaaaaaataaaatattataatttaaaaaacattattcttagaaaaataattgtttttattaaaagatgattatttagttttgtattgaactataaaaatgtaataataatagttatttattttttaagtaaaatacaaattaagtaaatataaaaaatgtaaaaataaaatcctgtattaaaaaatattataagtcAGTTTTCAATATtacatttataaacattttaattattatatttattattaacaaaatcaataatttaaattatataaaatatatttcagtatttttaaaatattttctttccttttttctatcaaatttttaaaccaaaatttcaaaatttataaatgctAATTTtgtcaacattttttatttacatattattataaataattatttcttaaaatatatgtatttaaataattatttcattagataatttttttatatattattatattttatattttttttataaatatttttttgaataatttatctTTAACATCCCTATTACCAtatctaaataatataatatgcatcaatatctaattttaaaccaaaatttcaaaacaaattatttcaaaatttataaacgttttttttatttacagattattataaataattattgcttaaaatatatgtatttaaataattttttcatcaaatattcttttataaattttattatattttatgtaatttttttaataaatatttttttaagaaactcTATTACTTGAAACATCACTTACTCCCATATAAATAGATAGTATCATGAGAATAAATATAACCCAAACAAAAAGGTAagttagttatttttaaaacttataatatAAATGTCACTTTAAATAACAAAcatgaatttataaattttcatacattttttttaaagcaatCAAGTGACCTTATAGACCAACATATCACTACAATAAattcatcaaatagaaactaattttagagacaaaaataattagttgcaatagtaactaaattagaaaccattttagaaattaaaaaaattaggtatcaaagttttaactaccaattatttagattataaatttggtaacaaaaatattggttgctaattagataccaatttaaaaatcatctaaaaataatagaaactaatttagaaaccaaaaaaattgttagtctctttaaaatggtctctaacaactaattatttttttatctctaaaattgatttatattttataattttcttgtagtgtataaaGATATTTGGCTATAATTCTGAATACTCTTGCATTGACTTAAACTCAAAGATTTGCACATCTCATATTATCTCAATATGAATCCACATAATTATGCACATAATAATCTCAATATTAAATCACCTTGTATGACAAGGTTAATTCATGTTACCTACCAGATTAAATATTTAGACCACACCAAAGCTTAGAAATTCAATCAACCCAAATTTATCCAATAATCACATAAAATACAtagttaatttttgtttttaacttaAGCAAAAATGGATCTTGTCTGAGCGAAAATCTCATCATTTAAACGAAAATCAATCTAAGAGCACCTCAAAATTCACCCCATTTATACATGATTGAGATTTCCTCTCACTTAAGAAAAATGAACTTGAGAGAAGCCTATTTTTCACCCTATTTTCGCTGAGCGATAACCCCTCTCACTTTAGCGAATATAAGTTTGGAAAGAACCCAAATTTTCCTATCTTGTTCTAGCTTACCGAGGATATTTCGCTTAAACGAAAAATgcatatttaattttcataaaacttatatttttcaagctttctttcaaaaattcaataccaaatatatattttcacaaAACATAACACCCAAAGTTGATACCACCTTTTACAGAGTTAGATATGTGCTTTGAGTGAGTTCATATACCAACCTATATCTATATATACATTATTTCTAAACCAACTATATTTAGATTTCAAAGGGAAATGAGTAAAAGTGAACTTACTCTGACTAAACTTTTGGTCGGACAGTCTTGTAATATTCGTTGTCAGGAATCCGTTGACGTAGTATGACCGTTAAAATGATGAGCAAGGAGATCAATTATTCAATGGTTACTCCTAATCGCTTTTGGTCCCAAATCTTTGGGGTTGCTTTTTCCAATAAACATTGGTTACATTTCTTTATGTTATTTGTACCAAACTTAGAAAAAATGTAAAGGAAGgaaaaataaagtttataaaaaaaatattattcttttagAATGAGACTCGAATAagtgattattttatttatatacttttttcactttaataatattaaaaaataattttaaatatactaCTTCTCCTCTAAAACTATTTTGCAAgtctatattaaatttttattttttaagaattaaaaaattatcaattcttttttcttcaatttaaataaaaaaattaaaattagaaatcaAGTTAGATTataatcaaattttgaattacTGCAATAAACTAAACTGTATTGTTTAAGAAATGATTTGAGACAATATattgtttaaataaatatttaacacAATAaactattgaaaataataataatcacaaccatgttaatttgattaaattttttaatttttttccatgTCTTGTTCCTGttgtctctttttttttcaccaCTAGAATCTTGGGTCGCTTCCACACGTCACCATTAATTCTTCCTATGATTTCAAACTTTCTAAAGGATCAATGATGTAATAATAGTTCCAATGATACTTCTAGGGTGACCTTAGAATCCTTTCACCTCCTTGTGCCATGCACCATGAAAATCTTCCtttttaattatgattaatTAATGGTCAAACACCTCACTGCATAGTTTTTAATCTACTAAGACCCCATATAAACATATAGTGTATGTTAAGAACCATGCATTTTGTAATTGAAAAGGTAAAAGGTAGAAAGTGGACAAAGACTcagaagaaagagagagaaaacatGGCTTTCAGTGTCTGTTCTATTGCAATTGCAACCActcatatgtatatatatttatgcaTGCTTTTCTTATCAGTGAAggcaaacaaaaaatattattgcatTTAATGTACTGCACCAACCGAAAAATAAAATCTGTAGGACAAATCTTGAAGAAAACGACAATTCTATGTTGTGGCCAATGATGTTATGGTCACTCTCTATGCTTGTGTTAATGAtgcacagtttttggtgtttcagTGTATATGGAACTTTGTCTAAGTGTTAGTCCCTTTCTCATTAAGGGAAATAAGTGATTTTGTTTCATCAAGTAAAATATTTGTAGTATAATACATAACATTTTTtacatataatccaaattttttGTTGTAAAACTGTGTAGACAGAACTATGCTCCAGCTTATAGATTATGTTCAGACACATATATGATTGTTATAACTTTCTAAAAATATCACAacgaattatataattatgtctGTTTAACTTCTCTCAAATTTAGACTTCAAAGTATACTCCAAATAATGAGGTAACTCATTCCCCTGGGTCTGGTTCAGGTAAATCAAAGCACAAAATAGACGGTTTCTTATGCACcttcatataaaatataaaaatactttttttttgtcatccttatattttgattatataattcaaaatgatATTTCGAATTATATAATATGGAAATCTGAATTTGAGAatagctttcggattatgttaaaaaatagcttatggattacataatctgtaAGCTAATCTCATATTAGAAAAGacttatgaattatgtaatctggaaattaatcacacatctgaaaaaagacttatggattatgtaatccagaagttaaTTACGAATTTGGAAAATGATTTTCGAATTACGTAATTCAGAATATTAGATAGggacattttttaaaatatgaaaatttatgaaGGTGTGAGAAGAAACtatgaaggtgcatgaagaaataGTCCACAAAATGTCCTCataaaaaacttcaaatggGCTAAAAAGCTAATAAGGCTTTACCGAGAAGGTTAAAGTGTGAATCTTAAATGGCTTTTCTTTCAGCATCTcctatttttcttcctgcaccaccataatttttaattgaCCATTATTCTTCTCTTAAAGTAACTTCTGGATTACTAGTTCTGGGACACATTTTCTGGAATTCCTGAAACAAGATTTCTAGAATTTCCATAACAAAATTTATGGAATAAGATTTTCATAATGAAATTTCTAAAACGGAATACATTATGAAAATGAGCTTTCCATAACAGATTTTTTTGAACAAGCTTTTTCgattgtaaaatatattttgtagaataagtttttcaaaataaactttCTAAAAGACAATGTTATGAAAAGAGCTTTTCAGGAATGATCTTTTTTTCGTTACATATAACTAGTTGAGTGACGCAGAAAGGGGAAGGAGAGAGATAAAAAAGTAAAACTCATGAGGGTAATTCAATCATTTTACTCAGTTGAGGGGTGCAGGTTGAAAAAATGGGGGCTGCAGaaagaaaaatacttttaaaaactttatgtTAAGTGAAGTTGAATATGTTTAGctcacatatatttttttattatctagaagttaatatttttcattcaaatttataattttaaattttttctgg
Encoded here:
- the LOC137822080 gene encoding bZIP transcription factor 44-like; translation: MASSSGTCSGSSSLLQNSGSEEDLRAVMDQRKRKRMISNRESARRSRMRKQKHLDDLVTQVAQLRKENQQILTSVNITTQQFLSVEAENSVLRAQVGELSHRLESLNEIVEVLNAGFGNTTFIEPTTNNSFFNPMNMGYLNHPIMASADILQY